Proteins co-encoded in one Euleptes europaea isolate rEulEur1 chromosome 1, rEulEur1.hap1, whole genome shotgun sequence genomic window:
- the LOC130493386 gene encoding zinc finger protein 84-like, whose product QQHQRTHTGEKLFECSECGKRFSRNDNLQKHQITHTGEKPFECSECGKRFSQSDNLKKHQRTHTGEKPFECLECGKRFSRSGNLQEHQRTHTGEKPFECSECEKRFTQRSALQDHQRIHSGESPFECLECGKRFSRSGNLQIHQRTHTGERPFECLQCGKRFSRSGDLQRHQRTHTGEKPFECSECRKRFSRSGTLQIHQRTHTGERPFECLECGKRFSRSGTLQEHERTHTGEKPFECSECGKRFSKIGHLQEHHRTHTGEKPFECSECVKRFRRSCDLQKHQRTHTGEKPFECSECGKRFSESGHLQRHQRTHTGERPFECSECGKRFIQSSSLQEHQRTHKGERPFECSECGKRFSKIGHLQEHQRTHTGEKPFECSDCGKRFNHTSNLAKHVRTHTKKKPFEFLV is encoded by the coding sequence caacagcatcaaagaacccacacaggggagaaactttttgaatgttcggagtgtggaaagagattcagtcgcaatgACAATCTTCAGAAGCATCAAataacccacacaggggagaagccttttgaatgctcagagtgtggaaaaagattcagtcAAAGTGACAATCTTAAGAAACATCAAAGGAcccatactggggagaaaccttttgaatgcttggagtgtggaaagagattcagtcgcagtggcaatcttcaagagcatcaaagaactcacacaggagagaaaccttttgaatgttcagagtgtgaaaAGAGATTCACTCAGAGGAGCGCTCTTCAagaccatcaaagaatccacagtgGGGAGTcaccttttgaatgcttggagtgtggaaagagattcagtcgcagtggcaatctACAAATACATCaacgaacccacacaggggagagaccttttgaatgcttacagtgtggaaagagattcagtcgcagtggcgatcttcaaaggcatcaaagaacccacacaggggagaaaccttttgaatgctcagagtgcagaaagagattcagtcggagtggcactcttcaaatacatcaaagaacccacacaggggagagaccttttgaatgtttagagtgtggaaagagattcagtcgcagtggcactcttcaagagcatgaaagaacccacacaggggagaaaccttttgaatgctcagagtgtggaaagagattcagtaagATTGGCCATCTTCAAGAGCATcacagaacccacacaggggagaaaccttttgaatgctcagagtgtgttAAGAGATTCCGACGCAGTTGCgatcttcaaaaacatcaaagaacccacacaggggagaaaccttttgaatgctcagagtgtggaaagagattcagtgagagtggccatcttcaaagacatcaaagaacccacacaggggagagaccttttgaatgctcagagtgtggaaagagattcattcaaagtagcagtcttcaagagcatcaaagaacccacaaaggggagagaccttttgaatgctcagagtgtggaaagagattcagtaagATTGGccatcttcaagagcatcaaagaacccacacaggggagaaaccttttgaatgctcagactgtggaaagagattcaatcatACTAGCAATCTGGCAAAGCATGTAAGAACTcacacaaagaaaaaaccttttgaattcttagtGTAA